A section of the Sphaerobacter thermophilus DSM 20745 genome encodes:
- a CDS encoding NifU family protein, with protein MVGRTGTRPDDRAARLDAMLARIESFPEPELRDQALGAIQELLAFYGDGLGRALAILVARDPTLPAALAEDELVAHILLLHGLHPVPVEERVGQALDRVRPYLHSHGGDVDLLEIVDGVARVRLRGTCRGCPASAVTLRLAIERAVHELAPDLDGIEAVTDDAPVPREPGILANGAAGAAAGDWTTVGRLELPRGEARLCRVEGVSLLVLDLDGTLYAYRDGCPRCGTSLAGNRLAGQVLVCPGCGSRYDARLAGRCLDAPEHYLEPVPLLVDAGIVRVALPTVTPEAAS; from the coding sequence ATGGTAGGTCGCACCGGCACCCGCCCAGACGACCGCGCGGCCCGGCTGGATGCGATGCTGGCCAGGATCGAGTCGTTCCCGGAGCCGGAGCTGCGCGACCAGGCGCTGGGCGCCATCCAGGAGCTGCTCGCCTTCTACGGTGATGGGCTGGGCCGCGCACTGGCGATCCTCGTCGCCCGCGATCCCACGCTCCCCGCTGCGCTGGCCGAGGATGAGCTGGTCGCGCACATCCTGCTGCTGCACGGGCTCCACCCGGTCCCGGTTGAGGAGCGGGTGGGGCAGGCGCTGGACCGGGTCCGGCCCTACCTCCACTCCCACGGCGGCGACGTGGATCTGCTTGAGATCGTGGATGGTGTGGCGCGTGTTCGGCTGCGGGGCACCTGCCGCGGCTGTCCGGCCTCGGCGGTGACGCTCCGGCTCGCCATCGAGCGCGCGGTCCACGAGCTGGCGCCGGACCTGGACGGGATCGAAGCCGTCACCGATGATGCGCCCGTACCCCGCGAGCCGGGGATCCTGGCGAACGGGGCCGCCGGAGCCGCGGCCGGGGACTGGACAACCGTCGGACGGCTCGAGCTGCCCCGGGGCGAGGCGCGGCTCTGCCGGGTGGAGGGCGTCAGCCTGCTGGTCCTCGACCTCGACGGCACCCTCTACGCCTATCGCGACGGTTGCCCCCGCTGTGGCACGTCGCTGGCCGGGAACCGGCTCGCGGGGCAGGTGCTCGTCTGCCCCGGCTGCGGGAGCCGCTACGACGCGCGCCTGGCGGGGCGTTGCCTGGACGCACCCGAGCACTACCTGGAGCCGGTCCCGCTGCTGGTCGACGCCGGGATCGTCCGGGTGGCTCTGCCCACCGTGACACCGGAGGCGGCGTCATGA
- a CDS encoding DUF5947 family protein, which produces MSDRGTPITRGNLAALRRYARPEPLERCDLCAEPIPAEHRHLLDVTARQFLCVCYACSLLFDREAASDGKYRLVSDRHLDLGGLPIDDAAWARLGVPVGMAFFAYSSPAGRMLAYYPSPMGATESEMDQAEWEALVAQQPILRTLQPDVEALLVNRARGARDAFIVPLDQCFALVGVVRQHWRGLSGGSQVWREIDAFFVALRSRSKPAPPAD; this is translated from the coding sequence ATGAGCGACCGTGGGACGCCGATCACCCGCGGCAACCTCGCCGCGCTGCGCCGTTACGCCCGGCCGGAGCCACTGGAGCGCTGCGACCTCTGCGCGGAGCCGATCCCGGCCGAGCACCGCCACCTCCTGGATGTCACCGCGCGGCAGTTCCTCTGCGTCTGCTATGCCTGCTCCCTGCTGTTCGACCGCGAGGCAGCCAGTGACGGCAAGTACCGTCTCGTCTCGGACCGGCACCTCGACCTGGGCGGGCTACCGATCGACGACGCGGCATGGGCACGACTCGGTGTCCCGGTCGGCATGGCGTTCTTCGCCTACAGCTCGCCCGCGGGCCGGATGCTCGCCTATTACCCGAGCCCGATGGGCGCGACCGAGTCGGAAATGGATCAGGCGGAGTGGGAGGCGTTGGTGGCGCAGCAGCCGATCCTGCGGACGCTGCAGCCGGATGTCGAGGCGCTGCTGGTCAACCGCGCACGGGGCGCTCGGGACGCCTTCATTGTCCCGCTGGACCAGTGCTTCGCGCTGGTAGGGGTGGTGCGCCAGCACTGGCGCGGCCTGAGCGGTGGAAGCCAGGTGTGGCGCGAGATCGACGCGTTCTTCGTCGCGCTGCGTTCCCGCAGCAAGCCGGCACCGCCGGCGGACTGA
- a CDS encoding hydrogenase maturation protease translates to MTPRILVAGIGNIFLGDDAFGVVVARRLAEHPLPPGVEVRDFGIRGLDLAYALSDGCDAAILVDAMPRGGVPGTLYLIEPDAPEAIDAAGPALAAHSVDPMAVFALAQTLGGCPERLFVVGCEPGAVAPVPDDPDGLSPPVRAAVDEAVNMIESLLVRLHDGRPAVAPQGPA, encoded by the coding sequence ATGACGCCCCGCATCCTCGTCGCCGGGATCGGCAACATCTTCCTGGGCGACGACGCCTTCGGCGTCGTGGTGGCCCGGCGGCTGGCGGAGCACCCGCTGCCGCCGGGGGTCGAGGTGCGCGACTTCGGGATTCGCGGACTCGACCTGGCTTATGCGCTGTCCGACGGCTGCGATGCCGCCATCCTGGTCGACGCGATGCCGCGCGGGGGCGTGCCCGGCACGCTGTACCTGATCGAGCCAGACGCACCTGAAGCAATTGACGCTGCCGGGCCGGCGCTGGCGGCGCACAGCGTCGATCCAATGGCCGTGTTTGCCCTGGCGCAGACGCTCGGCGGATGCCCGGAACGGCTGTTCGTGGTGGGCTGCGAGCCGGGCGCGGTCGCGCCGGTGCCGGATGATCCCGACGGGCTGAGCCCGCCGGTGCGGGCTGCGGTCGACGAGGCAGTGAACATGATCGAGTCCCTACTCGTGCGTCTGCACGACGGCCGGCCAGCGGTCGCGCCGCAGGGCCCGGCGTAG
- a CDS encoding DUF6893 family small protein: MEVLRALRNALLVIICLTLIGMLIALVASQADVRRYLRVRQM; the protein is encoded by the coding sequence ATGGAGGTCCTCCGCGCGCTGCGTAACGCCCTCCTCGTGATCATCTGCCTGACGCTGATCGGGATGCTCATCGCGCTGGTGGCGTCGCAGGCGGACGTGCGCCGCTACCTGCGCGTGCGGCAGATGTAG
- the hypA gene encoding hydrogenase maturation nickel metallochaperone HypA: MHELALSAYLLESVEERAREAGARRVVAINLVVGDRSCVEEEALRFCFELLSPGTLAERAQLALRWVPMRFWCNTCAAEYTPDLAGFHCPRCGTVGGVLDDGTDVLIESLEIET; encoded by the coding sequence ATGCACGAGCTAGCCCTGAGTGCCTACCTGCTGGAGTCGGTTGAGGAGCGCGCCCGCGAGGCGGGCGCGCGGCGCGTCGTTGCGATCAACCTCGTTGTGGGGGATCGCTCGTGCGTCGAGGAAGAGGCGTTGCGCTTCTGCTTCGAGCTGCTGAGTCCGGGGACGCTGGCCGAGAGGGCGCAGCTGGCGCTGCGGTGGGTGCCGATGCGCTTCTGGTGCAACACCTGCGCCGCCGAGTACACGCCGGACCTTGCGGGCTTCCACTGCCCCCGCTGCGGGACCGTCGGTGGGGTGTTGGACGACGGCACGGATGTGCTCATCGAGAGCCTGGAGATCGAAACATGA
- the hypB gene encoding hydrogenase nickel incorporation protein HypB: MTVQRVKVVQSLFHANDQAAEAIRTRCDEAGVVAVNLLAGPGAGKTSLITRTIAALAGVARVGVVEGDIAGSVDTERVLAAGAVDAVQVNTGGGCHLEAGMLARALDDLDLGAIDLLMVENVGNLICPTHWDLGEHARVCLVSAAEGDDKPVKYPDVFARSDAIVLNKIDLIDLVDFDRTRFYEAVRALNPDAPVFEVSCRTGAGLEAWVDWLRARLAARVAGGEVG, translated from the coding sequence ATGACGGTGCAGCGGGTCAAAGTGGTGCAAAGTCTCTTCCACGCCAACGACCAGGCGGCCGAGGCGATCCGCACGCGCTGCGATGAAGCGGGGGTGGTCGCGGTCAACCTGCTGGCCGGGCCGGGGGCAGGGAAGACCAGCCTCATCACGCGCACGATCGCGGCGCTGGCCGGGGTGGCGCGTGTCGGCGTCGTCGAGGGGGACATCGCCGGGAGTGTGGACACGGAGCGTGTCCTGGCGGCGGGGGCGGTCGACGCGGTCCAGGTCAACACCGGTGGCGGGTGCCACCTGGAGGCCGGCATGCTGGCGCGTGCCCTGGACGACCTGGACCTGGGAGCGATCGACCTGCTCATGGTCGAAAACGTGGGAAACCTGATCTGTCCCACGCACTGGGACCTCGGTGAGCACGCGCGGGTGTGCCTTGTCAGCGCGGCCGAGGGGGACGACAAACCGGTGAAGTACCCGGATGTCTTCGCGCGGAGCGACGCCATCGTGCTCAACAAGATCGACCTGATCGATCTGGTCGACTTCGACCGAACGCGCTTCTACGAGGCGGTCCGCGCGCTCAACCCCGATGCGCCGGTCTTCGAGGTCTCGTGCCGCACCGGTGCCGGGCTCGAGGCTTGGGTCGACTGGCTCCGGGCGCGCCTGGCGGCGCGGGTCGCGGGTGGAGAGGTTGGCTGA
- a CDS encoding HypC/HybG/HupF family hydrogenase formation chaperone, whose translation MCIPLVARVRSVSDGVAEVELIEGEVVQVSTALFPDVAVDEHVLLDRGLIIEVVTPEEAERLLSFFADLASLWEEEDARA comes from the coding sequence ATGTGCATCCCGCTGGTGGCGCGCGTCCGCAGCGTGAGCGACGGCGTGGCCGAGGTCGAGCTGATCGAGGGAGAGGTCGTCCAGGTCAGCACCGCGCTCTTTCCTGACGTAGCGGTTGATGAACACGTCCTGCTCGACCGCGGCCTGATCATCGAGGTGGTGACCCCGGAAGAGGCCGAGCGGCTGCTGTCCTTCTTCGCCGACCTCGCGTCGCTCTGGGAAGAGGAGGACGCCCGTGCGTGA